A region of the Planktothrix serta PCC 8927 genome:
TCTACCTCAACAATTCCGAGTTGGTAGACGAAGTGGAGGCATCCTATGGACAAACCCATCGGGTTTACTCCTGTCCAGAGTGTTCCAGTTCCATCATTATTAAGGAAGGGGAATTAAGCTCACTAAGAGAGCAGCCCAGTGTCCTATCCGATGATGAACTTCCAGTCCAACCTGTGAGAGATGTAGAATCTAGCACGGCGCAATCGGGAGAAGAAGAACTGGTTCCTTGCTAAATCCCTAGCTTCGAGACTGGCGCGAGTTGTGTTCAGAATCGGACGTTAGGAATCTGAAATTCTGTAAACGTTACACCGTCTCTATTGGATCGAGGACTATGCAAGAAGAACTCAGTATCTTAATTGAAGCCCGATATCCTCTGATCTACCTCGTCACCTCTGAGGAAGAGCGGTCTGAGCAGGCGATCGCCAAAATCGCACAAGCAAAACGCCAGAGAGAGGTTTATGTGTGGACAGTGACTCGTGGCCTAGTCAAATATGATCAAGCCCGAACTGCCGTTCAGTCCAACACAGTCTCTCCGCAAGCGGCGCTGGAGTGGGTGATTCGGCACAGAGAGCCTAACGTAAGCGGAAGTATCTATATATTTAAAGATTTGCATCCCTTCAAAGATTCTCCTGAAGTGACCCGGTGTTTGCGGGATGCGATCGCCAGTTTTAAAGGCACAAACAAGACCATCATCTTGATGTCGCCGATTCAATCTATTCCCATCGAGCTAGAGAAAGAAGTTGTGGTTCTGGACTTCGCTCTGCCCGATCTGAAAGAATTGAATCAAGTGTTAACCGCCCAACTCGAACAAGCCCGGTCTCGACGTTTAACCACCGAAGGACGAGAAAAACTGCTCAAAGCAGCTTTAGGCTTAACCCGCGATGAGGCTGAAAAAGTCTACCGGAAAGCTCAAGTCACCGCCGGACGTCTCACTGAAGAAGAAGTTGACATTGTTCTCACCGAGAAGAAGCAACTGATTCGACGCAATGGCATTTTAGAATACATTGATGTCGATGAAACAATCGATTCAGTGGGAGGTTTAGAAGAACTGAAACGGTGGCTACACCAACGTTCCAACGCCTTCACCGAAAGAGCCAGGGAATATGGTCTACCTCAACCCAAGGGAATGTTAATTTTAGGGATACCCGGATGCGGAAAGTCCCTGATTGCCAAAACCACCTCTCGGTTATGGGGATTACCCTTGCTGCGCTTAGATATGGGTCGGGTGTATGATGGTTCAACGGTGGGTCGTTCCGAAGCTAACCTGAGAAACGCCTTGAAGACGGCTGAATCCATTTCCCCGGTGATTCTATTTATCGATGAATTAGATAAATCCTTTGCCGGAAGTGCCGGATCAGCAGATTCTGATGGTGGAACCTCCAGTCGCATCTTTGGATCATTCCTCACCTGGATGCAGGAAAAAAGCTCTCCTGTGTTCGTGATGGCAACCGCCAACCGCGTTGAACGCTTACCTGGGGAATTCCTCAGAAAAGGCCGATTTGATGAAATCTTCTTTGTGGATCTCCCCACAAAAGAAGAACGCCAAGATATTTTTAAAATTCATCTGTCCAAACGCCGACGGGAAATTGAACGCTTCGATTTAGAGCAACTTTCTACCGTTTCCGAAGGCTTTTCTGGAGCAGAAATTGAGCAAGCCGTAATCGCTTCGATGTACGAGGCTTTTGCTCAAGACCGCGAGTTTACGCAGCTTGATATCATTGCCGCCATAAAATCGACCCTCCCGTTATCCAAAACGATGAACGAACAGGTAACGGCACTACGAGATTGGGCGAGACAGCGCGCACGTCCGGCTGCATCTGCCATCGCTGAATATCAGCGCATGGAGTTCTAAAAGCTTACTCCTAGTCCAAATAGGAGATAAGGCTAGTCACCAAAACAGGCTAGCAGTTCCCAAAAAAAAAGCCGTCCTCTTATAAAGACGGCATTGATTCTAACCAAACCGTTGTTGTTTCGTTTTCAGTTCCACGGAGGATACCTAAATGTCTCACTTTAGCACACTGCGTACCAAAATCACCGATTCCGAAATCCTGAAAGCTTCTCTGCGCGATCTGGGCATTAGCACCAAAACTAGCGCCGATGTTCGCGGATACAACGGCCAACGGGTTCGTGCCGACTTGGTTGCAGTTCTTGAAGGCGAATATGACCTCGGTTGGTCTCGCAACAGCGATGGTACTTTCGATTTAATTGCTGATCTGTGGGGCGTTGCCAAAAAACACAACCAAACCGAACTGATCAACTCTATTAATCAAAAATACGCCATTAACAAGACCTTAGCTGATGTCAAACAGCGCGGTCT
Encoded here:
- a CDS encoding DUF1257 domain-containing protein, with protein sequence MSHFSTLRTKITDSEILKASLRDLGISTKTSADVRGYNGQRVRADLVAVLEGEYDLGWSRNSDGTFDLIADLWGVAKKHNQTELINSINQKYAINKTLADVKQRGLQNANVKLVVQK
- the ycf46 gene encoding stress-responsive protein Ycf46, which codes for MQEELSILIEARYPLIYLVTSEEERSEQAIAKIAQAKRQREVYVWTVTRGLVKYDQARTAVQSNTVSPQAALEWVIRHREPNVSGSIYIFKDLHPFKDSPEVTRCLRDAIASFKGTNKTIILMSPIQSIPIELEKEVVVLDFALPDLKELNQVLTAQLEQARSRRLTTEGREKLLKAALGLTRDEAEKVYRKAQVTAGRLTEEEVDIVLTEKKQLIRRNGILEYIDVDETIDSVGGLEELKRWLHQRSNAFTERAREYGLPQPKGMLILGIPGCGKSLIAKTTSRLWGLPLLRLDMGRVYDGSTVGRSEANLRNALKTAESISPVILFIDELDKSFAGSAGSADSDGGTSSRIFGSFLTWMQEKSSPVFVMATANRVERLPGEFLRKGRFDEIFFVDLPTKEERQDIFKIHLSKRRREIERFDLEQLSTVSEGFSGAEIEQAVIASMYEAFAQDREFTQLDIIAAIKSTLPLSKTMNEQVTALRDWARQRARPAASAIAEYQRMEF